The genomic stretch TTTCATCATATTCCATAAATTACTCCCTCTATTTATTGGTTTGATTTTAATTTAATATAAATTTATCGGTAAAATGTAAAAACGGAAATTTGCCTATAGTTTAATTCTATCTTAATAATTCAAAAAATCAAGAAGCTAAAATCACATTTATCGATTTATTTAAATTTATTTGATAAATCTATCGTACTTGCACATATGCCCGCGCCTGCGCTTTTTTCCACGCCTTTATAATTTATAATAAATAATAATATTATAAAGTATCCTCGATATCTTCTACCTCATCCGCCTTTTTAGAAGCGGCCCTGCTAAACATGTTAAGTTCACGGGATGAGCGAATAATGTCTTCGGAAGACGAGGTTGCATGCAAGATTTGTAAATATTGAAGAATGGTAACAAAAAATAGTCCGCCTATCATATTGCCTATGATAGTTAAAGGAACATAAGGATAAAGCCATGAAAGGTATGATATATGGGAACCGGTATTAATAGCGATTAAAATTTCGGATGAAGCAACGACGATGTGGCTGAATGAATTTAAAAAAATTAAAAAACCGACAATCCATATTATAAAAATTCTCGCAAGAGTGCCGCTTGAGGCAATTAAAAGCCATGTCATAAGCGTAATCAGCCATCCGGCAAAAATTGCGCTTAAAACCATTACAAACGGACTTTTACTCATATAGCTATTGGCTACGCTATGTATGTGGCTTACGACGAATGAGGGAACCAGCTGGTTTAACGAGCCGGCGATAGCGAGGGCAAATATAAAAATTCCGGCCATATTACCTATTAATGTTAACGACCATAATTTTAAAAGGCTTCCGATTTTATTTTTTTTTGCGATGACGGAAGTAACAGGAACTAAAAAATTTTCGGTAAAAAGTTCGCTTTTGCCAATCATTAAAAAGATAAAACCGATTGGGAAAAATAGCGCCCCGAATATTTTAGAAATATTTGCCCCGACAAAAGGAGCGGTTGCGCCCGCAACATAAGAAGAAGCTATTATGCCGAAGGTAACATTCATACCCGCAATTAAACCTGACATCGACATCTCGAGCCATGTCCTGTTAAGGCGGGTCTGCCCGACCTCGACGGATGCTTTAAAAATCTCGGACGGCTCTTTCCCTCCCGGTTTTTCAGCGCCATTAATAGCGCCGATGCGGGCTTTTGTGGACTCTAAAACTTCGTTTATCCTTTTTGATAAATATAAAGAATGATGTATCTCTTCGGCAAGATTATTTTCTAAAAGCGCCCTCACACCCGGGTCGGAGGTGATTTCCAGCCCTGCGGTATAATCGTTTATTGCGTTTTCTTCTATTTTTAAATCAATCCTGAGCATATCTAACGGAGCCGCAACCTGATGCGAGGCTTTGCTGACGCCTTTTTGTGCTTCCCTGATTTCATCAAGCGGTTTCGGCGTGCCGCCAAGTTCTGTTATTTTTTCCCTGATATTGATAATATGCCCGCTTTCCGTCGAGGCAAAGGATTTTAGCGCCTGAACTAATGTAGGGTCTTTAAGGGTTTTTGCCTGCTCCATATACAGATCCCGACCGGCAACCTCGGCGGCAAGGTATTTTTGGAGCAAAAGGATAGTTTCTTTTATTTTCTTTTTATCGCTGTCTCTATCGTCATGCTTAATATATAAATCGGTCATTTGACTTTATATTATAATTCATTGCGCATGATTTTGCAACCTCGGTATCTGCAATTTTGGGGATATCGGGTTCATTGACTTCAAAGTCATTATGTTATAAAATAAAATCCCTATGGCATTAAATAATAATAACGATAACACCTACGAAACAGCCCCCGCTTCGACAAAAAGGCTTTTAATTGCCATTCTTTCTACGATTGCCCTTGCAGACTTCGGATTAGGATTAAACACGGTCGTTCTCCCCCTCTATGCAAAAAGTTTAGGCGCCAGCATAATTACAATCGGATTAATAATAGCCGCTTTCGGACTCGCCCGTATATTGGTAAATATACCTGTAAGCATAATAAGCAAAAAACTTAAATCCCAATACATTCATATAGGAATGCTGTTTATTTTTCTGGGCGCCGCCGGCTACCTCCTCTCAACGGCATATTACCAGTTATTTATTTTTAGATTTTTGGAAGGTTTTGGTTCAGGCATTATAAATACTTCTTCAATGATAATTCTTACCAAACATCTTTACAGGGATGAAAAAAGAGGGAAGGTTTTAAGCAGATATATGATAGCAAGAAGGCTTTCAATGGGTTCCGCCCCTTTCCTTGGAGCTATTGTCGCATATGAGTTTACCGACAAAACAGCCTTTTTGCTTTATACGGTAATTATGCTTATAGGACTAATAATAGCTTTTTACAACAAAAAATTCTTAAATAACATAAAAATACCTGAAACTGCGGATAAATTTGCAAGCGAACCGGATGGAAATACAAATGAACCGGAAAACAAGGAGCGTAAGGTAAGTAAAGGATATTTTAAAAAATATTCCGCCCTTCTATATGACTTAAATTTTATAGCCCTCTGTTTCCTAACCTTCTCTTTTTTCTTTTCGAGGATAGGCTCGAGAAGGGAGCTGGTGCCTCTCGTGGGCGTCAGCGTAATGAATTTAAACAAGGCAAGCATAGGTCTTCTTATTTCTATATCCGCTGTGATAGGAGTGGTGCTCACATACTATTCCGATAGAGTAATAAACATAATGGGAGTAAAAAAATCTATCATAACATCCTTCATTATAAGCGCGGCCGGCGTGCTAAGCTTTATTATTTTCAAAAACCTGTTCACATTCGGCGCTTCTATCATACTTATAAGCGCGGGCGGCGGTTTTTCGGGGCCGGCAAGAAATCTATATCTTATGGATAGCGTCGATAAAAATCATTATGACGAGGCAATAGGAATTTACAGAACATTGAGCGATTTAGGGTTTGTTTTAGGGCCGTTTGCCGTAGGCGCCGTATTTGATTACTTCAATTTTATATCGGCTTACAGCTTAGTCGCCCTCGTCATTATCGTAGCGACAATAATATTTGGTCTTTTTGCAAAATCATACGATAATAAACCGCCGATGTGGCTTAATTCCGGATTAAACGAGTGAAATCAACCTGCCGCAAATAAACCCGAAGGCGGCGGCGGCACCGCCTATTAAAACCATCTCCGTAGAACTCTTTAATCCGTTGGTTTTTGTAACTTTAGCTTTTGCAAAGCCGGCAAATATCAAAACTAATATAGAAAGCAAAATGGACATAACGATTGCCATAAAAGAATTTCTGGTAAAAAAATATGGAATTAGCGGCGGAATACCCCCCGCTAAAAAAGACAAACCTGTATAAGAAGCGATTTTAAGAGGTTTTTCATAATAATTAAGACTTATCCCTAACTCATCCTGTACCATAAAATTAAGCAAAACCTTTTTGTCGGACATAAGCCTTTTAACTATCGGGTCGATTTCTTCTTTCGTAAAGCCCTTATCCGCGTATAACTCATAAATCTCTTCTATTTCGTGGTTAGGGTTTTCCGCAATCTCCCTTTTTTCCCTTCTAATTTCTTTTTGGTAAAATTCGTTTTGGGACTTTGTGGCAAGATAAGCCCCGAAAAACATCGAAACCGTCCCTGCAACAATCTCGGCCACACCCGACATAAGAACTATTCTGGTGTTTACAAGGGCTCCGGTAACGCCCGCTACAAATCCCACGGTTGTAACTAAGCCGTCGTTTATCCCAAAAACAAACTCCCTGATGAGTTTCCCTTCAGGGGTATGCCAGTCCTCGTTATGAAATCTTTTTAAAGGGTCCATAGGTTTAATTAAATAATTATAATTACCTTAAATCACCGTTAGAAATTTCTTTTTCTGGATTCCCGCTGAAGCGGGTTGGGACACCCGTCGGGTTAAAAGTTAAATGCCTGCAAAGTCATTCCCGCGAAAGCGGGAATCCAGATTTAACATGGCTTTTGAGTATATAATGTAATTTCTAATGCAGGATTAAGGAATTATTATTTATTTGACGATAAGAATCGAACAGGGCAGTGCGTTTACCACTCTTTCGGCGGTACTGCCGAAAAGTATTTCGGCTAATTTTTCTTTATCCTTTCCCTTATGTCCCAAAATTAAAAGTTTTTTTCTCGTCCCTATCATGAAATCCGTTATCTCTTTGCATGGAACACCCTTCCTGACAATCACCTCAAGATTGGATTTTTCCTTCGTAAAACGGTAGCCTAATCCGCGGACGGCATCCTCTGCCTTTTCTGCCAGATTTTTTTCGTAATTCTTTATTTCTTCCGGCTTTAAATTCTTTACCGCCTTTTCGTCGATAACATATAAAATCGTGAACATCTTGATTATATCGGCAGGCACTTTATTTATGAACGGCAAAGCCCTGAGCGAAAACTCCGAAAAATCGGTAGCAAAGACGACATCCGCAAAAAGATTTTTGCAATTCATTTTTTCATCGTTTTTTATAATACCCGATGCGTGAAACAAAACTCTTTTCATAATAAGTACCGGCTTATCGACTTTAATTAAAATGTCATATAGCGGCGAGCCGTAAAATGAAAGAAAGCCTCTGGACTTAATGCCGGCCTTTTTATCGAGAACGACGAAGTCTATATTTTCATTTTTTGCCTCATCCGCAATTTCACCTGCTATATTACCGGTTCTTATCACATAGCGAACGCCGAATCCCAATTTCTCGAGGTCTTTTTTTATATCCTTAAGTTTAATTTCCGCAAGTCTCTTTATCTTTTCCTCATCCTCTTTTTTATAAACGGAATAAAGGCTGTGCTGAAAAAGGGCGGGATCGATGACATGGGCGAGTACGATTTCTTTTAAGCCGAGCTTCGAATAATTCGCAAAACAGTCGAGATTTTCGTAATAGAAATCGCCGAAATTTATGGCGTAAAGCGCGGTGTTAAGCATATCAAATCCTCAAATCTTCCAAAAGACTTTTACTTTCTTTTTTCTGAATTTTTCTCCAAGTTCTCGTTTATTTTTTCGATAAGGAATATTTTTAAAAGGGATTGGTAAGGCACATCCCTCTTGTTTGCCAAAAATTTAAGTTCTTCTATGAGATATTCAGGCATTCTGACGGATATAGTTTTGAGAGACGGCTTGAGATTAGGAAGCTTAATTTTTTCGGCATTGTCCCAGTTTATAAATTCGGTAGAGTCCCCCGCCCCCCAAAATTCTCTTTCTTCGTCTTCGTTTTTAAATTTAGGAATTTTTTTCATAATTTTTATATATCTCCTTTTCTTTTTTATTCATATCTCTTGCAGAAATTACTCTTATTTTATTATTTCTCACGGTAAAAACGATAAATAACGACCTGCTCATGTTCGTATGTCCCAACAGATAAAACCTTGTTTCTTTTTCGGAATGTTTTTTGTCGAAATAAACAATTAAAGGCTCATTAAAAAACGCTTCTTCGCATTCTATATAATGTACTTGATGCTTTACGCTATTTTTATATTTATTATTTTCGTCCCATTCAAAACCTGCACAGTTAAACAAAAGTTGTTTAATTATTTTATCCATATTAAAAGTATATCTTAAACATATACATTAATCAATAATATTTTTGCAAATGGGGACGAAATATCCTGTAAAATCAGGAATTGGGCAGTTCGGCTTCGACATAGATGCCGGTGCAGTTGCCGGTGCCGGTGCCTTTGATACCGACCTCCGCCGTAACCTCTCTTTCCGTTCCGCCGGCAAAGCCGTTGGAAGTGATGATGTAATAGGTACAGTTGCCGGTGCCGCCGCCGGTACCGCTCAATGTGCCATAAACGGCGCAAAAAGCCGGAGTATAATTAACGGAATGGAGTAAGTTGCCCTGTAAGTTGCCGGAAAGATATTGTGGTGAGCCGATACTGCCACTTACCCCCGGCGGCAAAACGGGAGGATTCGGACAGCCTGACGGACGTGTACCGGAAAAAGCGCCTTGATTTTCCAGTTCGTAAAGCGTTATCTCCACTCCCGATTTTGCGGCGTATTTCGCCGCCACGCCCGTCAGATTAGACCTCGAAACGATGCTTCCGCTTGCCATAAGATATGCGAAAATCGACCCAGCCAGCCCCAGCACTATAATAATTATAATCGCAAGGATTATGGAAATACCCTTATTGGAATTAACAACCCCGTTTTTTAAAAATTTTATCATAATCATTAGTTTGTCATTACTGCGGATTTGCCACGATAACCGAAACCCCGCCCGTCTGGCTGTAACCCGCCAAATTTGTTACCGTAAAATTTATATTGCAGGAATAGACTTTTGTTGTCGTATTTTTATTGCAATAAGATGAAGCCGCTGGTGGCGGAGGTGGCGGAGGCGGAGGCTTCAGGCAACCGCTTAAAGAAACCGCCGCGCTAAAAATTAATGCCGCTAATATAATCCGCAACGGGATACGATGTCGTTCCATTAGTCGTAGTTACCTCTTTATATAATGCGTTATTATTTGGATTCACGCAAAACACCACAAGCTCTTGCTCTTGGTTTGCGGTTCCGGTTATATATTTATAAAAAGCAACCTCGTTGCACGGGGTGGCGGAAGAACCGCAAGATGTCGTCTGACTCGATAAATTAGCTATTACGATAGGCAGGTTTTGGTTCTTGTCCGGATTAATTTTATGTTTCAATTTACAATAAGCCTTAGCCGCAGGTCTTATATATCCTGACGGCTTAGCCGCATTTTCCAAATTCCTCCTGAGCGCCGATATTGCGTAAGTCATAGAATTATTCGAATGAAGATAATTTTCGTTCTGTAAATAGTCGCTTATTCCCCACATTACGACTTCGTACAACCCTATCGACAGGATGCCGATAAGAAGTATCGTCATAACCAGTTCGATAAGGGTAAACCCGCCCTTATTTTTCTTAATACCATTCAAAGTCTTCATTATCATCTTCGTAAAAATTTAAGAATATACCTTGTCATTCCTGCGAAAGCCCTGCCGTCATTCCTGCGAAAGCAGGAATCCAGTCTTTGTTATTAACATATGCTTTCATATAAATCTATCCATTCGGGGTTGTCTTTTTCAATTAATCTTAATTTCCATGTCCTCTTCCATTTCTTTATCTGTTTTTCTCTATTAATAGCCGATTCTGCGGAATCGTGTATCTCATACCAAACTAATACATGGATGTTATATTTCTTTGTAAAGCCTTCGACTACATTTTGTTTATGTTCATAAACCCTTTTAATAATATCCGAAGTAACGCCTGTATATAAAGTGCCGTTACGTTTACTGCTCAGAATATAAACATAATATTTTTTCATTCTTAATGCTTTTTCTGGATTATCGCTTCGCTCTCGTGTCTGACGACACTCGTGAAGTTTCTTTGAAACTTTCCCGCCTTCGCGGGAATGACAATAACTAAAATTTTTCTTCGCATACCCTTTCGCGGGAATGACGAATCGTTAATAATTAGCAAAAATCGTCGAAACCGTTACCGGATAACTTGCCGGAGCGGCG from Candidatus Acidulodesulfobacterium ferriphilum encodes the following:
- a CDS encoding prepilin-type N-terminal cleavage/methylation domain-containing protein — its product is MIMKTLNGIKKNKGGFTLIELVMTILLIGILSIGLYEVVMWGISDYLQNENYLHSNNSMTYAISALRRNLENAAKPSGYIRPAAKAYCKLKHKINPDKNQNLPIVIANLSSQTTSCGSSATPCNEVAFYKYITGTANQEQELVVFCVNPNNNALYKEVTTTNGTTSYPVADYISGINF
- a CDS encoding GIY-YIG nuclease family protein, giving the protein MKKYYVYILSSKRNGTLYTGVTSDIIKRVYEHKQNVVEGFTKKYNIHVLVWYEIHDSAESAINREKQIKKWKRTWKLRLIEKDNPEWIDLYESIC
- a CDS encoding universal stress protein → MLNTALYAINFGDFYYENLDCFANYSKLGLKEIVLAHVIDPALFQHSLYSVYKKEDEEKIKRLAEIKLKDIKKDLEKLGFGVRYVIRTGNIAGEIADEAKNENIDFVVLDKKAGIKSRGFLSFYGSPLYDILIKVDKPVLIMKRVLFHASGIIKNDEKMNCKNLFADVVFATDFSEFSLRALPFINKVPADIIKMFTILYVIDEKAVKNLKPEEIKNYEKNLAEKAEDAVRGLGYRFTKEKSNLEVIVRKGVPCKEITDFMIGTRKKLLILGHKGKDKEKLAEILFGSTAERVVNALPCSILIVK
- a CDS encoding MFS transporter, with translation MALNNNNDNTYETAPASTKRLLIAILSTIALADFGLGLNTVVLPLYAKSLGASIITIGLIIAAFGLARILVNIPVSIISKKLKSQYIHIGMLFIFLGAAGYLLSTAYYQLFIFRFLEGFGSGIINTSSMIILTKHLYRDEKRGKVLSRYMIARRLSMGSAPFLGAIVAYEFTDKTAFLLYTVIMLIGLIIAFYNKKFLNNIKIPETADKFASEPDGNTNEPENKERKVSKGYFKKYSALLYDLNFIALCFLTFSFFFSRIGSRRELVPLVGVSVMNLNKASIGLLISISAVIGVVLTYYSDRVINIMGVKKSIITSFIISAAGVLSFIIFKNLFTFGASIILISAGGGFSGPARNLYLMDSVDKNHYDEAIGIYRTLSDLGFVLGPFAVGAVFDYFNFISAYSLVALVIIVATIIFGLFAKSYDNKPPMWLNSGLNE
- a CDS encoding BrnT family toxin translates to MDKIIKQLLFNCAGFEWDENNKYKNSVKHQVHYIECEEAFFNEPLIVYFDKKHSEKETRFYLLGHTNMSRSLFIVFTVRNNKIRVISARDMNKKEKEIYKNYEKNS